Proteins found in one Methylobacterium sp. CB376 genomic segment:
- a CDS encoding GCG_CRPN prefix-to-repeats domain-containing protein, with product MKLFSPVTLAALLLGTLLGFGPAPASAAQGCGPGFHRNVYGVCRPNYGGYYGAPGVYRGGVYRGGVYRGGVYRGGVYGRRVYGGRVYGHRGYAGRGYGARVGHYGARGFGGRRGRR from the coding sequence ATGAAGCTGTTCTCTCCCGTTACCCTGGCGGCCCTGCTCCTGGGCACGCTGCTCGGGTTCGGCCCCGCCCCGGCGAGCGCCGCGCAGGGATGTGGCCCGGGCTTCCACCGGAACGTCTACGGCGTCTGCCGACCGAATTACGGCGGCTATTACGGCGCGCCGGGCGTCTACAGGGGCGGTGTCTACCGGGGCGGCGTCTACAGGGGCGGCGTTTACCGGGGCGGCGTCTACGGCCGGCGGGTCTATGGCGGCCGCGTGTACGGCCACCGCGGCTATGCCGGCCGGGGCTACGGTGCCCGCGTGGGCCATTACGGCGCGCGCGGCTTCGGCGGCCGAAGAGGCCGGCGGTAG